One Tunturibacter gelidoferens genomic region harbors:
- a CDS encoding IclR family transcriptional regulator domain-containing protein, with protein MSLTPRQSIALPTESLPPSPPAAPKPTPASSLDIFTGDPNFMTSLARGLIVIQAFTQQSPQMTISQLSVRTGLSRAAVRRCLYTLTKLGFAGAEDGSRYSLRPRMLTLSQTYTTSNTLSTAAQPILERMSAALRESFSVATLDGEDIVYIARTQVSRVMAVDLHIGSRLPAYCTSMGRVLLAYLPTEQLEQYFAKAVLTPHTTRTIISVEKLRLALRNVRRNGYALVDQEYEVGLRSLAVPVYAASGRVVATLNLSGNAPRLSVLEMQSRFLNHLRSAANELSAFLN; from the coding sequence ATGAGCCTCACCCCCCGCCAATCCATCGCATTGCCCACCGAATCCCTCCCACCCTCTCCCCCCGCAGCTCCCAAACCCACCCCGGCCTCCTCTCTCGACATCTTTACCGGCGACCCCAACTTCATGACCTCGCTCGCTCGCGGTCTTATTGTCATCCAGGCATTCACCCAGCAATCCCCGCAGATGACCATCTCGCAGCTCAGCGTAAGGACCGGCCTCTCCCGCGCCGCAGTCCGCCGCTGCCTCTACACACTCACCAAGCTAGGGTTTGCCGGCGCGGAAGACGGTTCGCGCTACTCCCTTCGCCCGCGCATGCTCACCCTCTCCCAGACCTACACCACCTCGAACACCCTCTCCACCGCCGCTCAGCCCATCCTCGAACGCATGTCCGCCGCTCTCCGCGAGTCCTTTTCCGTCGCCACGCTCGACGGCGAAGACATCGTCTATATCGCCCGCACTCAAGTCAGCCGCGTCATGGCCGTCGATCTCCACATCGGCAGCCGGCTCCCCGCTTACTGCACCAGCATGGGCCGTGTCCTTCTTGCCTATCTCCCCACCGAGCAGCTCGAGCAGTATTTCGCTAAAGCCGTGCTCACCCCTCACACCACCCGCACCATCATTTCAGTCGAAAAGCTCCGCCTCGCTCTGCGCAACGTACGTCGCAACGGCTACGCCCTCGTCGATCAAGAGTACGAGGTCGGCCTCCGCTCCCTCGCCGTGCCCGTCTATGCCGCCTCAGGCCGCGTCGTCGCCACACTAAATCTCAGCGGCAACGCCCCTCGTCTCTCCGTTCTCGAGATGCAAAGCCGATTCCTCAATCACCTTCGCAGTGCCGCCAACGAGCTAAGCGCCTTCCTCAACTAG
- a CDS encoding peroxiredoxin-like family protein, producing the protein MAAALNISLQDQLDRITQNTRALVQPERLAISEKATEDLFNTGIEDRTLKAGAQAPAFTLEDALTHKPVSSADLLALGPLVIKFFRGRWDPYCVTELEAWRELHTDLRRHGAIFVAISPQTTRQNNFTLEQHGLQYPLLSDPGATIADKFGIAHTIPQALRSYYQSILINIPFNNAGLSYHNATEASWRLPLPAVFVIDRTNTIIFSEGHADFRVRPEPADVLATLDQR; encoded by the coding sequence CTGGACCGCATCACGCAAAACACTCGTGCTCTAGTCCAGCCCGAGCGTCTCGCCATCTCCGAAAAAGCGACCGAAGACCTCTTCAACACCGGCATTGAAGACCGTACCCTCAAAGCCGGGGCGCAAGCTCCGGCCTTCACACTCGAAGACGCCCTCACCCACAAGCCCGTCAGCTCTGCCGATCTGCTGGCCCTCGGACCCCTCGTCATCAAATTCTTTCGTGGGCGCTGGGATCCCTACTGCGTCACAGAACTCGAAGCCTGGCGCGAGCTGCACACCGACCTCCGCAGACACGGCGCCATCTTCGTCGCCATCTCCCCGCAAACTACTCGCCAAAATAACTTCACCCTCGAGCAGCATGGCCTGCAATACCCCCTCCTCTCCGACCCCGGCGCTACGATCGCAGACAAATTTGGGATAGCCCACACCATCCCGCAAGCCCTTCGCAGCTACTACCAGTCCATCCTCATCAATATCCCCTTCAATAACGCCGGCCTCAGCTATCACAACGCCACCGAAGCCAGCTGGCGCCTCCCGCTCCCCGCCGTCTTCGTGATCGACCGGACCAACACCATCATCTTCTCCGAAGGCCACGCCGACTTCCGTGTCCGCCCTGAACCTGCCGATGTCCTTGCAACTCTCGACCAGAGATAA